TCCACTGGCCGCCACCACTTCTGTACTGCACTTCAAATACCGACTCCGGACCATTTTCCAAATCGAGATTGAAATTGTCGGCATAGTTGGTAAGCAGGCTATAAGTAGCTGCATCAATCACTTCTTTGGCTTTGGCAGCAGCATTGGGTTTGTCGCCCAGCCACAGGTATACATTGGCCAGCAAGCCCTTGGCAGCACCACGGGTAGCACGGCCCAAATCGCCACCACTGTAGCGTACAGGTAGTGCAGTTTCAGCTACTTTCAGGTCGGCAATAATTTGATCGAATACTTTCTGCTTGGGAGAGCGGGCAATCACACTCGACTCCTGCGCCGTAATCACGTTTGTGTACAGGGGCACATCGCCAAACACCCGCACCAAATGCCAGTAATAGAGAGCACGTAAAAAACGGGCTTCGCCCAAAATGCGGGTCCGTACGGTTTCACTCATTACAGGAATGGCAGGAACTTTTTCGAGCACCAGATTGGCCCGCAAAATGCCATAGTAGCTCTGAGCCCACAGCGTATTGATGATGGGGTTGAAAGGCGTTACGGTAAAATTGTCGAGCTCGGCAGTTTCCAAACCGTCGCCACCACCACCGCCACCCAGGTCGGTATCATCACTCATGATATCGCCAATATGCCAGGCGGCACCATTGTAAATAGCAGAAAGCGGCGTGTAAACCGAATTGATACCGGCAATGGCCTGTGCTTCTGTTTGAAAGTAATTATCGACCGTACTCAATGGTATGGTTGGCTCAATAGTGAGGTCCTTTTTGGAACAGCCAAACAAGATGGCTGCCATCATGAGCAGGTAGGTACTGATTTTTATAATTCGTTGAATCATGGCAAAAGATTTTAATGGCATTAGAAATCAATGTTGGCACCAATGGTGAACGTACGTGCCTGAGGATAGAAGCCAAGGTCTACACCGCCACCAACTTCAGGATCGAAACCACTATAGCCGGTTACGGTAAGCAGGTTTTGAACGCTGCCGTAAATCTGTGCACGTGATATTTTCATGAAACCAATCCATGACTTGGGCAGTGAATAAGCCAAACGAACGTTTTTGATACGCAGGTAAGAAGCGTCTTCTACAAAGCGGTCACTTACCCGGTTGTTGCCGTTGGGATCGTTGAGTACCAGGCGGGGCATGCTGTTGCTGCTACCGGGGCCATTCCAACGGTTAATCACGTCTTTCGAATAGTTGCCATTGCTCACACCACCTTCGGTATACCAGCGGGTAAAGTTGAGCACTTTATTGCCATGGCTACCCTGTACAAATACAGTGAGCTCAAGTCCTTTGAAGCTTACCGTATTGGTAAGGCCATAAGTAAATGTGGGGTTGGCATTACCAATATTGGTACGGTCTTTATCATCAATCACACCATCTCCGTTG
The Phnomibacter ginsenosidimutans genome window above contains:
- a CDS encoding RagB/SusD family nutrient uptake outer membrane protein, which codes for MIQRIIKISTYLLMMAAILFGCSKKDLTIEPTIPLSTVDNYFQTEAQAIAGINSVYTPLSAIYNGAAWHIGDIMSDDTDLGGGGGGDGLETAELDNFTVTPFNPIINTLWAQSYYGILRANLVLEKVPAIPVMSETVRTRILGEARFLRALYYWHLVRVFGDVPLYTNVITAQESSVIARSPKQKVFDQIIADLKVAETALPVRYSGGDLGRATRGAAKGLLANVYLWLGDKPNAAAKAKEVIDAATYSLLTNYADNFNLDLENGPESVFEVQYRSGGGQWSDFGAGHKLNTFFAPRAQDIVQSSGYGWNVPTKDFADQYEKSGSSYSTITDKRRPGSMWVPGDKFGTYTQPAQLVGSPLGLNVRKYFVPIANTLGDNGGWTCALNVPIMRYSEILLIYAEAAGPALGKPFVDQVRARAGLAALPAGLTDAQYLAAIYKERRLEFAFEMHRWYDLLRHPDQNYFITVMRAHGKTNIQAKHRYMPIPQGERDKNPNLTQNEGY